A window from Mustela erminea isolate mMusErm1 chromosome 17, mMusErm1.Pri, whole genome shotgun sequence encodes these proteins:
- the CD244 gene encoding natural killer cell receptor 2B4 isoform X1 encodes MLGQALVLTFLLLLNGHQAQDSAEPVVGLSGMQLSLQPPTTQTKHINSVKWKIQRNSTSKTSVILTWKSKAEIWTDNLKEIFDFREKSLTLLIKAAQPRDSGLYLLEVTDDSGKVKHHRFRVSVFDPVGTLEAVGKTKVLGGGKCQVSLSCSVSGGGHVSYVWYRGKELIETPNNLSKLEEQIDVNSLENYTCNVSNPVSWVNHTFSQSCDNKQHTSVDYLVFIVISLIILLLVTLICFCVWRRKRKQCHIIPGEPLTVYEDVNNLQNRCNQTQRQNPPGEGSTIYSMIQSQSSAPTSQEGNTLYALVQPSRKSESKKKNQSSSFSYTIYEEVGKTQLRAQNPARLSRRELENFCVYS; translated from the exons ATTCTGCTGAACCTGTGGTCGGACTCTCGGGAATGCAACTCTCCCTACAACCCCCCACAACACAGACAAAGCACATAAACTCTGTGAAATGGAAGATACAGAGGAACTCAACTTCAAAGACTTCCGTGATACTGACTTGGAAGAGTAAGGCTGAAATATGGACTGACAATTTAAAAGAGATCTTCGATTTTAGGGAAAAGAGTTTAACTCTTCTCATCAAAGCAGCTCAGCCGAGGGACAGTGGCCTGTACCTCCTGGAGGTAACTGATGACAGTGGGAAAGTCAAGCATCACCGGTTCCGGGTTTCTGTATTTG ATCCTGTAGGGACCCTTGAAGCAGTGGGGAAGACGAAGGTCCTGGGTGGAGGGAAATGCCAGGTGTCGCTGTCCTGCTCAGTCTCCGGAGGTGGCCACGTGAGCTATGTTTGGTATAGAGGGAAGGAGCTGATCGAGACCCCAAACAATCTCAGCAAACTGGAGGAGCAGATTGATGTCAACAGCTTGGAAAACTACACCTGCAACGTCAGCAACCCGGTCAGCTGGGTAAACCACACCTTCTCCCAGAGCTGTGACAACAAGC AACACACCTCTGTGGACTACTTGGTGTTCATCGTGATTTCTCTAATCATCCTGCTCCTGGTCACCCTCATCTGCTTCTGtgtgtggaggaggaagaggaagcagtgCC ATATCATCCCAGGGGAACCTCTGACAGTTTATGAAGATGTCAACAACTTGCAAAACAGGTGTAATCAA ACGCAGAGGCAGAATCCCCCCGGGGAAGGAAGCACCATCTACTCCATGATCCAGTCCCAG tCCTCGGCTCCCACATCACAAGAAGGAAATACGTTGTATGCGCTGGTACAGCCTTCCCGGAAG TCTGAATCCAAGAAGAAGAACCAGAGCTCTTCCTTCAGTTATACCATCTATGAAGAG GTTGGAAAGACACAGCTCAGAGCCCAGAACCCTGCCCGACTGAGCCGCAGGGAGCTGGAGAACTTCTGCGTGTATTCCTAG
- the CD244 gene encoding natural killer cell receptor 2B4 isoform X2 encodes MGVCILDSAEPVVGLSGMQLSLQPPTTQTKHINSVKWKIQRNSTSKTSVILTWKSKAEIWTDNLKEIFDFREKSLTLLIKAAQPRDSGLYLLEVTDDSGKVKHHRFRVSVFDPVGTLEAVGKTKVLGGGKCQVSLSCSVSGGGHVSYVWYRGKELIETPNNLSKLEEQIDVNSLENYTCNVSNPVSWVNHTFSQSCDNKQHTSVDYLVFIVISLIILLLVTLICFCVWRRKRKQCHIIPGEPLTVYEDVNNLQNRCNQTQRQNPPGEGSTIYSMIQSQSSAPTSQEGNTLYALVQPSRKSESKKKNQSSSFSYTIYEEVGKTQLRAQNPARLSRRELENFCVYS; translated from the exons ATTCTGCTGAACCTGTGGTCGGACTCTCGGGAATGCAACTCTCCCTACAACCCCCCACAACACAGACAAAGCACATAAACTCTGTGAAATGGAAGATACAGAGGAACTCAACTTCAAAGACTTCCGTGATACTGACTTGGAAGAGTAAGGCTGAAATATGGACTGACAATTTAAAAGAGATCTTCGATTTTAGGGAAAAGAGTTTAACTCTTCTCATCAAAGCAGCTCAGCCGAGGGACAGTGGCCTGTACCTCCTGGAGGTAACTGATGACAGTGGGAAAGTCAAGCATCACCGGTTCCGGGTTTCTGTATTTG ATCCTGTAGGGACCCTTGAAGCAGTGGGGAAGACGAAGGTCCTGGGTGGAGGGAAATGCCAGGTGTCGCTGTCCTGCTCAGTCTCCGGAGGTGGCCACGTGAGCTATGTTTGGTATAGAGGGAAGGAGCTGATCGAGACCCCAAACAATCTCAGCAAACTGGAGGAGCAGATTGATGTCAACAGCTTGGAAAACTACACCTGCAACGTCAGCAACCCGGTCAGCTGGGTAAACCACACCTTCTCCCAGAGCTGTGACAACAAGC AACACACCTCTGTGGACTACTTGGTGTTCATCGTGATTTCTCTAATCATCCTGCTCCTGGTCACCCTCATCTGCTTCTGtgtgtggaggaggaagaggaagcagtgCC ATATCATCCCAGGGGAACCTCTGACAGTTTATGAAGATGTCAACAACTTGCAAAACAGGTGTAATCAA ACGCAGAGGCAGAATCCCCCCGGGGAAGGAAGCACCATCTACTCCATGATCCAGTCCCAG tCCTCGGCTCCCACATCACAAGAAGGAAATACGTTGTATGCGCTGGTACAGCCTTCCCGGAAG TCTGAATCCAAGAAGAAGAACCAGAGCTCTTCCTTCAGTTATACCATCTATGAAGAG GTTGGAAAGACACAGCTCAGAGCCCAGAACCCTGCCCGACTGAGCCGCAGGGAGCTGGAGAACTTCTGCGTGTATTCCTAG